In Perca fluviatilis chromosome 18, GENO_Pfluv_1.0, whole genome shotgun sequence, one genomic interval encodes:
- the LOC120546366 gene encoding beta/gamma crystallin domain-containing protein 1-like isoform X1, with protein sequence MFTTYIKNLNDMVFSTSESPEEQQSTGVLGRIGSWLSPWRVKGPKSPTENAPPTSDQAVKSEGEEESEDSVRLRAGEQQWEEEKEQSSNPNPLCLPRDIFPCEEEDATQSAHRDGAVVSRTETAEGGPKKEEFVECRKKRVGQGKKREESSNGTSASGNLEKNASHLTHFSSSSEQGVVWDSERAHTQPPAQRQAQAQTGRRLHVYLEETSVIHCGQNSHSGQEVVQTKVTKKNLKVLGKAKSSPGFDLNLSSISAENKRTDVKRTDVRPAVEAQSYNSALVGVSLKSRKHSQSEPEPEEQTEADSMGRKNTARRKSRKNSQEDGADNSQEKVPPSAQPVPEGISTSDNSVSDAQGKSPKTAMGESSVNSSSKHNPTSQASPEGAESKTSSSDTVQQLDNFQDSNSVIAATLACVDGGADMEDDNSLYKVERRTETPESKRRSMKVSRSEVKLFTKYVPLNPKQNPTGDTQELKAAFKNNKDEAKDKPNTEIDARLHKLKKINEDPKPVVSRLADKISLFERPAVRVSKQTFQTQRSADFVLSDQRSSSAERCGMARSSSASPTREKPMTIKERARNFTEASKTEDMAGLPQTPAMKGMSDNSTLSVAVAASKSPKLDHQGRLDTKEQIQEAKSEITLKPDGQDTSTVGVKISISKEQPTSSKTNDTVASKTADQGTKPNSVETDVSSKGPGDSAELTSSISPQSRGPSRTASRSKRRKGREPTSPISPNSENKPDCFTRKPELTAIKQQVDDTEESASASKQVSLPSQKAQGNASDKQITETETKRKAFKKELEVLDIQKKQLDSSFKKENIDKPVSRQEGLPEPSVNKDEPDTAAHSSETKTPIDKDPGILPQKEEKAGGHSLLFTQKRDKASKDSRETSASSPSPAVERPTETSLMEQEPPVEHPKLDKELSMQSESKSKSEASEANKKDTGQTPQPRNKDIELTNQAENKDVDKLEKVEGEKTNQTERKSKEKPQQLLHSEKITTKAKVSDSRQGISGTEGRAARDDERKNAERKDETQLVKAITKPETNQVKQVSQSSKKTGVTSDLSAQKQHVGNTRTTHPEKAAVCAVTQTNEAVCVSKSEKGPSKEEKATNGPPELQTKAVESPGTDTGPVVIAEEPQPHSVEKTENSPDDSCAHGANDAQFSSSTSITKATTAAEKVTVKAAGGTPALITAQTDNMSEKELSVEESTPISVSKSGAGQDDGKETVKLVPSEVNVSGDVMKLALQCEELRKTKSTSDITPLKGLKIIAQSPSDSAASSSTVNVVKKTAEKTFHSPIDELSSVANGDIFPHQQLHTVKKELVNNKPSQTPKAPTSPQANKPIPDSTQRSTMKKLHLPRGLSKDDSATRQDAPSSWLDVDFPKRRLKVPVPKLSSSGSESNLLDTSGELDDEDFVEKIKKLCSPFSLPPRKHNQLRQPQPPFAMPAIREDRFEKTFDPEEFKFGLRKKNQFTVDTTPGLLAKLQNKETKSGLKPARASLADRSMLLSSLDTHSRLRDKTSVKDEEDVKEEKDDQLKVKSRLEGSCVLSSLTSSILRGKRNGVQTQAEGTNSGDVSPSEAPQLSPPPLTQPPPPSPTAAAPLKETLALSNREEAQAVVSDSGPPLPSFNDIKLPDYLEKYLPREPVKPVQSIQGQQQFQTTVIEKMATPASGGEADLAVKPGPVLPDAVPPCFPDIPSITHSTLPELKQPSAQPQGRLSENIRTAKGFHKRPGKMVLFEKAQFSGQAHEIYRDVADATSLQLSPLISVKVVRGCWVLYEKPDFQGRSIALEEGGIELTNVWAEPGLETEPQNNPPMLIGSIRLAVWDYSLPHIDLFTEPEGRGRVTPYHDDTIETGSFGIPLSTASIQVHSGVWLVFSDPGFQGMIAVLETGEYPFPETWGFPSPFVGSLRPLKMGGFKVENPNEVKAVVYEKPGLEGCCLEIDSDIFSFCESEAVAADGANFDATKLNSVGSLKIIGGLWVGYSEPGFEGQQHILEEGEYLDCSDWGGSEQLLSLRPILADFMSSHLKMFSDIQFGELGVNIDLTVPVINMDDTGYGMKTQSVDVMGGVWVVFEEPGFCGECYILEKGLYGSPEDWGALQPRVASAMPVVLDDFENTAKFKVQLFSEPGFQGSVLPLEDSVASLQDGVSVASCKVLAGSWLAFEGQDFTGRMYVLEVGSYPDLRAMGCVNASCSILSLQTVGFEFSLPSITLFERCGLWGKRVVLTDGSVNLQLAGGCTRVQSVLVEGGMWVLYEGINYRGPQILLKPGEVPDWRKFSSWQKIGSLRPLLQKRVHFRLRNRQTGLMMSVTGDLDDVKLLRIQEAEETGEFEQIWFYQNGHLHCKLLEECCLSPSGSVTIAGSRVGLTPEPDNQIHLWSITPEGFISYTPTSDLVLDIKGGLHYDKNQVILQTLDPSKLQQRWDVEII encoded by the exons ATGTTCACAACCTACATAAAGAATCTGAATGATATGGTATTTTCTACG TCTGAGAGCCCTGAGGAGCAGCAGAGCACTGGGGTCTTGGGTCGTATTGGGAGCTGGCTTTCTCCATGGAGGGTAAAAGGTCCGAAGAGTCCCACTGAAAATGCCCCCCCAACCAGCGATCAGGCTGTTAAGtcagaaggagaggaggagagtgagGATTCTGTGAGACTCCGGGCAGGGGAACAACagtgggaggaggagaaggaacaGAGCTCCAATCCCAACCCACTCTGTCTCCCCAGAGATATTTTCCCCTGTGAAGAGGAGGACGCCACGCAGTCTGCCCACAGAGACGGCGCTGTTGTGAGCAGAACTGAGACAGCAGAAGGAGGTCCAAAGAAGGAGGAGTTTGTGGAGTGCAGGAAGAAGAGAGTTGGGCAGGGCaagaagagggaggagagcagTAACGGTACTTCAGCGAGCGGGAATCTTGAGAAGAATGCCAGTCATCTGACacatttctcttcctcttctgaGCAGGGAGTGGTATGGGACTCTGAGAGGGCCCACACCCAACCTCCGGCCCAAAGACAAGCACAGGCCCAGACAGGCAGGAGGCTCCATGTGTACCTGGAGGAGACCAGCGTGATTCACTGTGGCCAAAACAGCCATTCTGGACAGGAAGTTGTCCAAaccaaagtcacaaaaaagaacCTAAAGGTCCTCGGCAAAGCTAAATCATCACCGGGTTTTGATTTGAACTTAAGTTCAATAAGTGCAGAGAACAAAAGGACAGATGTCAAAAGGACAGATGTGAGGCCTGCTGTTGAGGCACAGAGTTATAACAGTGCCCTAGTGGGAGTGTCACTGAAATCACGCAAGCACTCGCAGTCAGAGCCTGAACCTGAAGAACAAACCGAGGCTGACAGCATGGGGCGTAAAAACACAGCCAGAAGGAAATCCAGGAAGAACTCTCAGGAAGATGGAGCAGACAACTCCCAGGAGAAAGTGCCTCCCAGTGCCCAACCTGTCCCAGAGGGAATCTCAACATCAGATAACTCCGTGTCAGATGCTCAGGGCAAAAGTCCAAAGACTGCCATGGGAGAGTCATCTGTAAACTCCTCCTCCAAGCACAACCCCACCTCTCAGGCTTCACCtgaaggagcagagagtaaGACTTCCTCTTCCGACACAGTCCAGCAGTTGGACAACTTCCAGGATTCAAACTCAGTCATTGCAGCCACTCTGGCATGTGTTGATGGGGGCGCAGACATGGAGGACGACAACAGTCTTTACAAAGTAGAAAGGAGGACAGAGACACCAGAGTCCAAACGCAGGAGTATGAAGGTTTCTCGAAGTGAGGTGAAGCTTTTTACAAAATATGTGCCTTTGAATCCAAAGCAAAATCCAacaggagacacacaggaaCTTAAGGCAGCGTTTAAGAATAACAAAGATGAAGCAAAGGATAAGCCCAATACAGAGATTGATGCCAG ACTACACAAGCTGAAGAAAATTAATGAGGACCCTAAGCCAGTCGTCAGCCGCCTTGCGGATAAAATCAGCCTCTTTGAGCGCCCAGCAGTGAGGGTCAGCAAGCAGACCTTCCAAACACAGAGGAGTGCAGATTTTGTGTTGTCAGACCAGAGATCAAGTTCAGCTGAACGTTGCGGCATGGCCAGGTCCAGCTCTGCGTCGCCCACCAGGGAGAAGCCGATGACGATCAAGGAGCGAGCGAGGAACTTCACAGAGGCATCTAAAACAGAGGACATGGCAGGGCTGCCTCAAACACCAGCTATGAAAGGAATGTCTGACAATTCAACATTGTCTGTTGCAGTTGCTGCATCAAAGTCACCAAAACTGGACCATCAGGGTAGACTGGATACTAAAGAGCAAATACAGGAAGCAAAGTCAGAGATAACATTGAAACCAGATGGACAAGATACCAGCACAGTAGGGGTAAAGATTTCCATATCTAAAGAACAACCAACGAGCTCCAAAACAAATGACACAGTGGCCTCAAAAACTGCAGATCAGGGTACAAAACCTAACAGCGTTGAAACTGATGTTTCATCTAAAGGGCCGGGTGATTCTGCAGAACTGACCAGTAGCATTAGCCCACAGTCCAGAGGCCCGAGCAGAACAGCCTCCCGCTCTAAAAGAAGAAAAGGTCGGGAACCAACCAGTCCCATCAGCCCAAATAGTGAAAACAAACCAGATTGCTTTACAAGGAAGCCAGAGCTCACTGCTATAAAACAACAGGTGGATGATACAGAGGAGAGTGCTTCTGCCTCCAAACAGGTCTCATTACCATCTCAAAAAGCCCAAGGAAATGCATCAGACAAACAGATAACTGAAACTGAAACCAAACGGAAAGCATTTAAGAAGGAATTGGAGGTGTTGGACATACAGAAGAAACAGTTAGATTCTTCATTTAAAAAGGAGAATATCGACAAACCGGTCAGCAGACAGGAGGGATTGCCTGAGCCATCTGTCAACAAAGATGAACCTGATACTGCTGCTCATAGCAGCGAAACAAAGACGCCTATTGACAAAGATCCTGGTATTTTACCCCAAAAGGAGGAAAAGGCAGGGGGACACAGTCTCTTATTCACACAGAAGAGAGACAAGGCCTCCAAGGACAGCAGAGAAACATCagcctcctccccctcccctgcGGTTGAACGACCTACTGAAACGTCTTTGATGGAGCAAGAGCCCCCTGTTGAACATCCTAAATTAGATAAAGAATTGTCGATGCAATCTGAATCAAAAAGTAAAAGTGAAGCGAGTGAAGCGAATAAAAAAGACACTGGGCAAACACCGCAACCCCGAAACAAAGACATAGAACTAACAAATCAGGCAGAGAATAAAGATGTGGATAAATTAGAAAAGGTAGAGGGCGAAAAAACTAAtcagacagagaggaaaagcaaagaaaaaccaCAGCAGCTCCTGCATTCAGAAAAAATTACCACAAAGGCCAAGGTTTCAGACAGCAGACAAGGTATCTCGGGGACAGAGGGTAGAGCTGCTAGGGATGATGAAAGAAAAAATGCTGAAAGAAAAGATGAGACACAGCTGGTCAAAGCCATAACAAAACCAGAAACAAACCAAGTCAAACAAGTCTCTCAGTCCTCCAAAAAGACCGGTGTAACATCAGACCTTTCTGCTCAAAAACAACATGTCGGAAATACGAGGACTACACATCCCGAAAAGGCTGCTGTTTGTGCCGTCACCCAGACTaatgaggctgtgtgtgtgtctaagagTGAGAAAGGGCCGTCAAAGGAAGAAAAAGCAACTAATGGGCCTCCTGAGTTGCAAACAAAGGCTGTAGAAAGCCCTGGAACCGACACAGGGCCAGTAGTGATTGCAGAAGAACCACAGCCTCATTCTGTGGAAAAAACAGAGAATTCACCAGATGACTCATGTGCACATGGAGCAAATGATGCTCAGTTCTCTAGCTCAACTTCTATTACCAAAGCAACTACAGCAGCTGAGAAAGTGACTGTAAAAGCCGCTGGTGGCACTCCAGCGTTAATAACTGCACAGACAGATAATATGTCAGAGAAAGAATTATCTGTTGAAGAGTCTACTCCTATTTCTGTCTCTAAATCTGGAGCAGGGCAAGATGATGGGAAAGAAACTGTCAAATTAGTGCCCTCGGAAGTCAACGTCTCCGGAGATGTAATGAAACTAGCTCTACAGTGTGAGGAATTAAGAAAAACAAAGAGCACAAGTGACATCACTCCACTCAAGGGCTTGAAAATAATAGCACAGAGCCCCTCTGATAGTGCTGCTTCTAGCTCCACAGTTAATGTGGTCAAAAAGACAGCTGAGAAAACATTCCATTCACCAATAGATGAACTTTCATCTGTTGCTAATGGTGATATCTTCCCACATCAACAACTACACACTGTCAAAAAGGAACTGGTCAATAACAAGCCAAGTCAAACTCCAAAAGCACCCACTTCCCCACAGGCTAATAAGCCGATCCCAGACTCAACCCAGCGTTCAACCATGAAGAAACTCCATTTGCCAAGGGGACTAAGCAAAGATGATTCTGCAACACGACAAGACGCCCCCTCAAGCTGGCTGGATGTGGACTTTCCTAAACGGAGGCTTAAAGTCCCGGTGCCCAAACTGAGCTCTTCTGGAAGTGAGAGCAATCTTCTGGACACCTCTGGTGAACTAGATGATGAAGATTTTGTTGAGAAAATCAAGAAGCTGTGCTCCCCGTTCTCCCTCCCGCCACGTAAACACAACCAACTCCGGCAACCTCAGCCGCCATTCGCCATGCCTGCCATCAGGGAGGACCGCTTTGAGAAGACGTTTGACCCCGAGGAGTTTAAGTTTGGCCTGAGAAAGAAAAATCAATTCACCGTAGACACAACCCCAGGCCTTTTGGCCAAGCTCCAGAACAAGGAGACAAAATCTGGCCTGAAGCCTGCCAGGGCTAGTTTGGCAGACAGGAGCATGTTGCTCAGTAGCCTGGACACTCACTCTCGCCTCAGGGACAAGACCTCTGTCAAAGATGAGGAAGATGTCAAGGAAGAGAAAGATGACCAGCTCAAGGTGAAGTCTCGCTTGGAGGGGAGCTGTGTCCTCAGCAGCCTCACCTCCTCAATCTTAAGAGGGAAGAGGAATGGAGTTCAAACGCAGGCAGAGGGCACCAATTCTGGGGATGTGTCACCTAGTGAAGCCCCCCAGCTAAGCCCTCCACCTTTAACCCAGCCACCCCCACCAAGCCCAACTGCTGCAGCTCCACTCAAAGAAACACTGGCCCTGAGCAACAGAGAGGAAGCCCAGGCTGTGGTCAGTGACTCAGGCCCTCCACTTCCCTCCTTTAACGACATCAAGCTGCCGGACTATTTAGAGAAGTACCTCCCCCGAGAACCAGTGAAACCAGTGCAGAGCATACAAGGACAGCAGCAATTCCAAACTACG GTTATTGAAAAAATGGCAACTCCAGCCTCCGGAGGTGAAGCAGATCTGGCTGTGAAACCAGGTCCGGTTCTTCCTGATGCTGTACCTCCATGTTTTCCTGACATTCCTTCAATCACACACTCTACACTCCCTGAGCTTAAGCAGCCTTCGGCTCAGCCACAGGGAAGACTTAGTGAAAAT ATAAGAACTGCCAAGGGATTTCACAAGCGCCCTGGAAAG ATGGTGCTGTTTGAGAAAGCTCAGTTCAGTGGCCAGGCGCATGAGATTTACAGGGATGTAGCAGATGCTACTTCTCTGCAGCTATCACCTCTCATTTCTGTAAAGGTTGTTAGAGGATG CTGGGTGCTCTACGAGAAGCCTGACTTCCAGGGACGCTCCATTGCCTTGGAGGAGGGAGGCATTGAATTGACAAATGTGTGGGCAGAGCCTGGGCTGGAGACAGAACCACAGAACAACCCACCAATGCTGATTGGCTCGATTCGACTTGCTGTCTGG GATTACAGCCTCCCCCATATTGATCTGTTTACTGAACCGGAAGGCCGCGGCAGAGTAACGCCTTACCATGATGACACAATAGAGACGGGCTCGTTTGGCATCCCACTGAGCACTGCTTCCATCCAAGTGCACTCTGGGGT GTGGCTGGTGTTCAGTGACCCGGGGTTCCAAGGCATGATAGCTGTGCTGGAGACAGGAGAGTACCCTTTTCCTGAGACCTGGGGCTTCCCATCACCATTTGTTGGATCTCTTAGACCACTTAAAATG GGTGGTTTCAAAGTGGAGAATCCCAATGAAGTCAAG GCTGTGGTGTATGAGAAGCCTGGCCTTGAGGGCTGTTGTTTGGAAATCGACAGTGACATTTTCAGCTTTTGTGAAAGTGAAGCCGTTGCTGCAGATGGAGCAAACTTTGACGCAACAAAACTGAACTCTGTGGGTTCTTTAAAGATCATCGGAGGACT TTGGGTGGGCTACAGCGAGCCTGGGTTTGAGGGCCAGCAGCACATCCTGGAGGAAGGAGAGTACCTGGACTGCAGTGACTGGGGAGGCTCAGAGCAGCTCCTTTCACTGCGACCAATACTGGCT GATTTCATGTCTTCGCACCTCAAAATGTTCAGCGACATACAATTCGGTGAGCTGGGCGTCAACATTGACCTCACAGTGCCCGTGATTAACATGGATGACACAGGCTATGGCATGAAGACGCAGTCAGTTGATGTCATGGGAGGCGT CTGGGTTGTGTTTGAGGAGCCGGGCTTTTGTGGTGAGTGCTACATCCTGGAGAAAGGCCTGTATGGAAGCCCAGAGGACTGGGGGGCGCTACAGCCCAGAGTTGCCTCAGCAATGCCTGTCGTGCTG GATGATTTTGAGAACACAGCCAAGTTTAAG GTGCAGCTTTTCTCTGAACCAGGTTTTCAAGGCTCTGTCCTCCCTCTGGAGGACAGTGTGGCATCCCTGCAGGATGGTGTTTCTGTAGCCTCGTGCAAGGTTCTGGCTGGAAG ctggCTGGCATTTGAGGGCCAGGACTTCACTGGAAGGATGTATGTGTTAGAAGTGGGGAGCTACCCAGACCTGAGAGCAATGGGATGTGTTAATGCGAGCTGCTCCATCCTGTCACTACAGACTGTTGGCTTT GAGTTTTCACTGCCATCCATCACTCTGTTTGAGCGGTGTGGTCTGTGGGGGAAGAGGGTGGTTCTGACAGATGGATCAGTCAACCTCCAGCTGGCTGGAGGCTGCACCAGAGTCCAGTCTGTGCTGGTGGAAGGAGGCAT GTGGGTATTATATGAGGGAATCAACTATCGGGGTCCTCAGATTTTGCTAAAACCTGGTGAGGTGCCTGATTGGCGCAAGTTCAGCAGCTGGCAGAAAATTGGATCCCTCCGCCCTCTTTTACAG AAGCGAGTGCACTTCCGTTTAAGGAACAGACAAACGGGGCTCATGATGTCAGTGACCGGCGATTTGGATGATGTCAAACTGCTGCGGATCCAAGAAGCAGAAGAGACTGGTGAATTTGAGCAGATCTGGTTCTACCAGAATGGACATCTCCACTGCAAG ctgctggaggagtGCTGCCTGAGTCCCAGTGGTAGTGTGACGATAGCAGGAAGCCGCGTGGGTCTCACTCCAGAGCCCGACAACCAAATCCACCTGTGGAGCATCACCCCTGAGGGCTTTATCTCCTACACCCCCACCTCTGATCTGGTCCTGGACATCAAAG GGGGCCTTCACTATGACAAAAACCAAGTGATTCTACAAACACTTGATCCAAGTAAACTACAACAAAGGTGGGATGTGGAGATTATATGA